GTGGGCCGATTTTGCCGAGCGGCAGTTTGCGCGGACTAAAACGCCCGTGCGCCTTGTGTTGGATCTGGCCTGCGGCACGGGACAGCTGACCTGTCTGCTGGCCGGGCGCGGGTACGACATGATTGGCGTCGACAGCTCGGAAGACATGCTGGCCCAAGCACAGGCGAGCGCCGCCGGTCTCGACCCGCCGCCGCTCTTCCTGTGCCAACAGATGCAGCAGCTCGACCTCTACGGCACGGTCGATGCCGCCGTGTGCTGTCTGGATGGGCTGAACTACCTGACCGCCGAGCGCGACGTGCGGCGCGCGCTGACGCGGGTGCGCCTCTTTCTCGCGCCGGGCGGGGTATTTGTATTTGACGCGCTCATGCCCGCTCATTTCGCAGCGCGGGACGGGCGAGACTTTGTCAGCCGCGCGGAGGCCGCCTTCTGCGTATGGCACACAGACTGGAACCCTCACCGTCTGCTTGCGCGCCACACACTCGATCTCTTCGCGCGCGGGCCCGACGACCTCTGGCGGCGCACGGAGGAAACCCACACCCAGCGCGCCTATCCGCCGGAGACATGGCGCCGGCTGCTCGCGGAGGTCGGTTTTGTCGGCATTCGCGCCCACGGCCCACGTGCCCTGCGGCGCGGCCGCACAGACGAGAACCGGATATTTTTCGTCGTCCACAGTCCCGCCGCCCGCCGCCGCGCCTAGCTGCCGCGGATCTCCACTGCGTCCGGTAGAGAGTGGTGTAGACGACAGGGCTTTGTCACTGAATACTTTTTTGTCTATTTGAGGCTCACCCCCTTGATTTTTGGAGGCGAGTATGCTACGATAAATAAGCTGTGTGAGGTGAGCTCACTCGGTCATGTCATATGCGCCCGTAGCTCAGCTGGATAGAGTGACTGGCTACGAACCAGTAGGTCACAGGTTCAAGTCCTGTCGGGCGTGCCATCCCGCAAACCATTGAATCCCTAGGGCCGCAGCGGTTCTAGGGATTTTACTTTACCCTCATTTACCCTCGTTTTCTCCAGTTTTTCCGACCTTACTGGAGAAAAACTGGAGATAGAAAGGCCCTCCTGAGACGGCATCAGGAGGGCCTTTTGCCGAACAAAAGCATCAATCAGACTTACCGGCCTGCTTAACCAACTGGTGCAAAAACACGGCGGTCCCCGCGCACAGCAACCCCTGCACGATGCCGACGAACGCGGCCAGAACGACATCCTGCGAGATATGGAAGACCCCGGCGCCAGGGAATTTTGAATGAAAATATTG
This window of the Oscillospiraceae bacterium genome carries:
- a CDS encoding class I SAM-dependent methyltransferase, producing MSAYTGLAAHYDQLMDHVDYAAWADFAERQFARTKTPVRLVLDLACGTGQLTCLLAGRGYDMIGVDSSEDMLAQAQASAAGLDPPPLFLCQQMQQLDLYGTVDAAVCCLDGLNYLTAERDVRRALTRVRLFLAPGGVFVFDALMPAHFAARDGRDFVSRAEAAFCVWHTDWNPHRLLARHTLDLFARGPDDLWRRTEETHTQRAYPPETWRRLLAEVGFVGIRAHGPRALRRGRTDENRIFFVVHSPAARRRA